From the genome of Phlebotomus papatasi isolate M1 chromosome 2, Ppap_2.1, whole genome shotgun sequence:
atgatgttgaataaatttaaaaaatccatccggatttcgaagcggacatctgtcacattgtctcccaatcatccggataacgaagcgggcactgtataattCCTGTCGATATTTTACAAATCACTGTAATGACTGTAATGGCTGCAATGTATTGACTGCTGGGATCAAAAACCTCGATGACATGTGAAAAGTCTACAAATTGGTTGGTGTCTTAGATAAATTGGAgagtttttctgtattttgtggAACGAAGGGTAGAAACCATAACCTCTCTTTTCAAATTGGTTATTGAGTGATAAAATTAGTGATGCAACttctgaaaaattttagatttttcaacATTTGGAGGAATGTACGGAGTATCTCTTTTATTGAAATAGATAGAGATTTTATTAATGAACGTTTTTATGATAAAGAAAAATCATGACACTTTCCTAaattccagaaatattgagtttttttttttaaattcttttctatgaATTAAtacaaagatattttttttgggtattatTTGCTTATGctcatttcttcttttttttaagataacggttaaaatggaaaatttgtgtaaaatatttaattttaaaatgcaatttccttACTCATAAATTATTGTGATGTGTTTTAACTCTTGGAATCCTTCTATAAGATCCATATTTACATCACAATTAACTAAATATAAAGTCTTCAGGGCTGAACAAATGGTGATGTGTTCTAATTGCTGTACTCTCTCAGCGTTGTTTAGActgaaatatctttaaaaaaaaaattttaaataaagaaaattggaaaatagaaCTTTTTGTATTTCAGTAGAATTACCTAAGCGTAAGTGTATGCATATTTATGCagaaatttgcaatatttttcaaaattcttttattaatattGTTGTTGATCATGAAACCACTTGAAAATTCCATTATTTCTATAAATTCCCCAATGCTGTTGAGGATTTTTGCAGACTCCATATTCTCATCCCTTAGCAGAAGTTTGTATTTACTGTACTTCCGATAACGCATTCGCGCTATCTGTGGAATAAAGGTCTGATAAAAAGCCATTTCATAAAAGAGTAAATGGAATTACGTGCTTACTTGTTGCGTTCGCCTGCAGACATGCTCAAAATTGACTAACTCGCGAAGCTCAAGGAATGACACGATGCACAAAAGGCAATCATCGTTTAGGTCAATTAAATTTGTGCACGACATTATCTATTAGGAGCAACTAACGCGAAATAATAAATTCATCTCAGCACTGAACGTCACTTTCATCATCCACAGAAACTTCCACACAGTTCCCgccaattttcaatattaaatggATTCAATTATGCTGCACCAGCGCAACATCTCATATTTCTATGGGCAGGATGGGGCAGGAggacaatttaaattttaaattgattttttttaaagcatatTCCGGgggaaatttttatctttttcggATGCGcgatataattaatttattcaggAATCAATAGAGTTATCACCGCAATTTAATTGGGAGGTTTTATTTTACAACCaactaataataaattttacaggGAAACTGaccaatatatttttattgcacaAACGCCATAGCAAAAATTACATTAATCCCTCTATTTTCTGAAATACAGAATTTTTTCCGTGtccattaattttattattaatattaatttaggtAAAAATTTTTACTTCCGGAACATCTTCGTTTTGTACTTACCATAGACTCTCGTTAATTCGGTTCTTTAGAGATCGTGCTACCTTTTAATTCGGGTGGcaggtaaataaaataataagttccccgtctgacacagggtgaAAGAGCCCAATGCTGATCCTTTAATTAACACCCAGCAGTCGATATTATTTTAGTCCTTAACACTAAGATTTGAACGATAGGTCTTAGTTAAGGACAAGGAATGGATTTTTCCACgtacatta
Proteins encoded in this window:
- the LOC129802224 gene encoding uncharacterized protein LOC129802224 isoform X2; amino-acid sequence: MSCTNLIDLNDDCLLCIVSFLELRELVNFEHVCRRTQQIARMRYRKYSKYKLLLRDENMESAKILNSIGEFIEIMEFSSGFMINNNINKRILKNIANFCINMHTLTLSLNNAERVQQLEHITICSALKTLYLVNCDVNMDLIEGFQELKHITIIYE
- the LOC129802224 gene encoding uncharacterized protein LOC129802224 isoform X1 encodes the protein MSCTNLIDLNDDCLLCIVSFLELRELVNFEHVCRRTQQIARMRYRKYSKYKLLLRDENMESAKILNSIGEFIEIMEFSSGFMINNNINKRILKNIANFCINMHTLTLRYFSLNNAERVQQLEHITICSALKTLYLVNCDVNMDLIEGFQELKHITIIYE